A segment of the Candidatus Eisenbacteria bacterium genome:
TGCGGCAGGCCCAGGAGATGCAGGCGCAGATGCAGCGCGTGCAGGAGCAACTCGGCGAGCAGGAAGTGGAGGGCACATCGGGCGGCGGTAAAGTCGTCGTCACGATGAACGGCCGCCACGAGGTCCGTCGCGTCCGCATCGACCCGAAAGTGGTCGATCCCGAAGACGTCGAGATGCTCGAGGATCTGATCGCCGCGGCCATGAACGACGCCGACGCGAAGATCCAGACGCGCATGAAGGAGGAGATGTCCAAGCTGACCGGCGGTCTCGGGATCCCCGGCCTCTTCTAGGGTCGGCGATGCAGTACAGCTCGCGTCACCTGGAGGATCTGGTCGGCAGGCTCGCGAAACTGCCGGGCATCGGGAAGAAGACCGCGCAACGCCTCGCCTTTCACCTGCTGCGCACCGACAAGGAGGAGGCCGTCGGCCTGGCCGCGGCGATCGCTCGCGTGCGGGACGAGGTGAGCACCTGCGAACGCTGCGGAAACGTCGCCGAGACGCAGCCTTGCTATTTCTGCGCCGATGAGAGGCGCGACGGCACGGTCCTTTGCGTCGTCGAGCATCCGGGGGATGTCCTCGCCCTCGAGAAGAGCGGCGCCTACCGGGGCCAGTACTATGTCCTTCGCGGGACCCTCGCGCCGCTGGACGGCGTGACCGCCGCGGACCTGCGGATCGATCGGCTTCTGGAACGCGTCAAGAGCGAGGGGATCCGCGAGGTGATCCTCGCGCTCAATCCGACGAGCCAGGGGGAGGCGACGTCGCACTTCCTCGCCGAGGTCCTGGGCGGGCTCGGCGTCCAGATCACCCGCATCGCCCGCGGCGTGCCGATGGGATCGGAGATCGAGCTCTCCGACCAGGCGACCCTGGCCCGCGCCCTGGAAGGGCGCAAGCAGATCTGAGCGATGGCATCGATCGGGCCGTGGGCCGCCCGCTCCGTCGCGACCTTCGGCTTCGTCGGCCAGATCCCGGGAGCGCCGGGGACCTAC
Coding sequences within it:
- the recR gene encoding recombination protein RecR, which translates into the protein MQYSSRHLEDLVGRLAKLPGIGKKTAQRLAFHLLRTDKEEAVGLAAAIARVRDEVSTCERCGNVAETQPCYFCADERRDGTVLCVVEHPGDVLALEKSGAYRGQYYVLRGTLAPLDGVTAADLRIDRLLERVKSEGIREVILALNPTSQGEATSHFLAEVLGGLGVQITRIARGVPMGSEIELSDQATLARALEGRKQI
- a CDS encoding YbaB/EbfC family nucleoid-associated protein — encoded protein: MQDIRKLMRQAQEMQAQMQRVQEQLGEQEVEGTSGGGKVVVTMNGRHEVRRVRIDPKVVDPEDVEMLEDLIAAAMNDADAKIQTRMKEEMSKLTGGLGIPGLF